A single region of the Pelobates fuscus isolate aPelFus1 chromosome 4, aPelFus1.pri, whole genome shotgun sequence genome encodes:
- the EN2 gene encoding homeobox protein engrailed-2, with amino-acid sequence MEENDQNPRELDQQQESAEEPNRGVQPLLQAPGNHQPHHRVTNFFIDNILRPEFGRRKEGTSQQDEVFPARDSGGTRSGAEPGQHRAVALEGEGVPKTITATGDKKCEGGMEGSLKSRGLNGDHSMSSDSDSSQASSTNHQQPMLWPAWVYCTRYSDRPSSGPRSRKPKKKATVTKEDKRPRTAFTAEQLQRLKAEFQTNRYLTEQRRQSLAQELSLNESQIKIWFQNKRAKIKKATGSKNSLALHLMAQGLYNHSTTSKDSKSDSE; translated from the exons ATGGAAGAGAATGACCAAAATCCAAGGGAATTGGATCAACAGCAGGAGTCGGCTGAGGAACCCAATAGGGGGGTCCAGCCCCTGCTCCAGGCTCCTGGGAAccaccagccccatcacagggtgACAAACTTCTTCATTGATAACATCTTGCGGCCAGAATTCGGCAGGAGGAAAGAGGGGACCAGTCAGCAAGATGAGGTCTTCCCAGCAAGGGACAGTGGGGGGACCCGCTCTGGGGCAGAGCCTGGACAGCACAGGGCTGTGGCCCTTGAGGGAGAAGGGGTCCCCAAGACCATCACTGCCACTGGAGACAAGAAATGCGAAGGGGGCATGGAGGGGTCTCTGAAATCCAGAGGACTTAACGGAGACCACTCTATGAGCTCTGACTCTGATAGctcccaagccagctccaccaaCCACCAACAACCCATGTTGTGGCCAGCTTGGGTCTACTGCACCAGGTACTCAGACAGACCTTCATCAG GTCCAAGATCTCGTAAGCCAAAGAAGAAAGCCACAGTAACGAAGGAGGATAAGAGGCCCAGAACTGCATTCACCGCTGAACAGTTACAAAGGTTAAAGGCAGAATTTCAAACTAACAGGTACCTGACAGAGCAAAGGAGACAGAGTTTGGCCCAGGAACTGAGTCTCAACGAATCTCAGATTAAAATTTGGTTTCAGAACAAACGAGCAAAAATTAAGAAAGCTACAGGGAGCAAAAACTCCCTGGCATTGCATCTAATGGCACAAGGACTTTACAACCACTCGACCACTTCAAAAGACAGCAAATCAGACAGTGAATAA